gtcgccaggagaacgctacctgctccacaatgcatagtgccaactgtaaagtttggaagaggaataatggtctggggctgtttttcatgattcagGCTAggccttagttccagtgaaggtaaatcttaacgctacagcagaGCAtataactttgtggcaacagttttgggaaggccctttcctgtttcagcatgacaatgaacccgtgcacaaagcgaggtccatacagaagtggtttgtcgagatcggtgtggaagaacttgactggcctgcacagagccctgacttcaaccccatcgaacaccttcggGATAAATTGGAACAGCGACTGCGAGCCTGGCCTAATAGCCCAACATCagtcctgacctcactaatggccttgtgtctgaatggaactAAGTCCCAGCAGccatgttctaacatctagtggaaagccttccagaagagtggagtctgttatagcagcaaaggggggaccaactccatattaatgcccatgattttggaatgagatgttctacaagcacgtgtccacatacttttggtaatttagtatatatatatatatatatatatatactgctcaaaaaataaagggaacacttaaacaacacaatgtaactctaagtcaatcacacttctgtgaaatataactgtccacttaggaagcaacactgattgacaataaattgcacatgctgttgtgcaaatggaatagacaacaggtggaaattataggcaattaacaagacacccccaataaaggagtggttcggcaggtggtgaccacagacgacttctcagttcctatgcttcctggctgatgttttggtcacttttgaatgctggcggtgctttcactctagtggtagcatgagactgagtctacaacccacacaagtggctcaggtagtgcggctcatccaggatggcacatcaatgcgagctgtggcaagaaggtttgctgtgtctgtcagcgtagtgtccagagcatggaggcgctaccaggagacaggccagtacatcaggagacgtgggggaggccgtaggagggcaacaacccagcagcaggatcgctacctccgcctttgtgcaaggaggagcactgcaagagtcctgcaaaatgacctccagcaggccacaaatgtgcatgtgtctgctcaaacggtcagaaacagactctatgagGGTGGTATAAGGGTCcggcgtccacaggtgggggttgtgcttacagcccaacaccgtgcaggacgtttggcatttgccagagaacaccaacattggcaaatttgccactggcgtcCTGTGATCTTCACaggtgaaagcaggttcacactgagcatgtgacagacgtgacagtctggagacgccgtggagaacgttctgctgccttcaacatcctccagcatgaccggtttggcggtgggtcagtcatggtgtggggtggcatttctttggggagccgcacagccctccatgtgctcgccagaggtagcatgactgccattaggtaccgagatgagatcctcagaccacttgtgagaccatatgctggtgcggttggccctgggttcctcctaatgcaagaccatgctagaactcatgtggctggagtgtgtcagcagttcctgcaagaggaagacattgatgctatggactggcccgcccattccccagacctgaatccaattgagcacatctgggacatcatgtctcgctctatCCACTAACGTGACGTTACACcatagactgtccaggagttggcggatgctttagtccaggtctgggaggagatccctcaggaaaccatccgccacctcatcaggagcatgcccaggtgttgtagggagttcatacaggcacgtggaggccacacacactactgagcctcattttgacttgttttaaggacaatacatcaaagttggatcagcctgtagtgtggtttttcactttaattttgagtgtgactccaaatcccgACCTCTATGGGTTGATGCTTCATTCaatcagatctaggatgtgttattttagtgttccctttatttttttgagcagtgtgtgtatatatatatatatatatatatatatatatatatatattgatgagCTTCACCCTCTAATGCGATCTCCCAGACAGACCTGGTTTAGCTCGTGTTGTGGATGTGTCTCTCCATATATACGATCTCCCAGACAGACCTGGTTTAGCTAGTGTTGTGGATGTGTCTCTCCATATATACGATCTCCCAGACAGACCTGGTTTAGCTAGTGTTGTGGATGTGTCTCTCCATATATACGATCTCCCAGACAGACCTGGTTTAGCTCGTGTTGTGGATGTGTCTCTCCATATATATACGATCTCCCAGACAGACCTGGTTTAGCTCGTGTTGTGGATGTGTCTCTCCATATATATACGATCTCCCAGACAGACCTGGTTTAGCTCGTGTTGTGGATGTGTCTCTCCATATATACGATCTCCAAGACAGACCTGGTTTAGCTCGTGTTGTGGATGTGTCTCTCCATATATACGATCTCCCAGACAGACCTGGTTTAGCTCGTGTTGTGGATGTGTCTCTCCATATATACGATCTCCCAGACAGACCTGGTTTAGCTAGTGTTGTGGATGTGTCTCTCCATATATACGATCTCCCAGACAGACCTGGTTTAGCTCGTGTTGTGGATGTGTCTCTCCATATATACGATCTCCCAGACAGACCTGGTTTAGCTAGTGTTGTGGATGTGTCTCTCCATATATACGATCTCCAAGACAAACCTGGTTTAGCTAGTGTTGTGGATGTGTCTCTCCATATATACGATCTCCCAGACAGACCTGGTTTAGCTCGTGTTGTGGATGTGTCTCTCCACATATATACGATCTCCCAGACAGACCTGGTTTAGCTAGTGTTGTGGATGTGTCTCTCCATATATACGATCTCCCAGACAGACCTGGTTTAGCTCGTGTTGTGGATGTGTCTCTCCATATATACGATCTCCCAGACAGACCTGGTTTAGCTCGTGTTGTGGATGTGTCTCTCCATATATACGATCTCCCAGACAGACCTGGTTTAGCTCGTGTTGTGGATGTGTCTCCCCATATATACGATCTCCCAGACAGACCTGGTTTAGCTCGtgttttacatttaagtcatttagcagatggtgTTGTGGATGTGTCTCCCTAGCACGCCACAGTGCGTTTGGAACCTTTGCAGCCTTGATCTGTCTTGTGTTCatttctctctccccgtctgacTCATCCTGTTCAACAAAAAGAAAGAAATAGCAAATCTTATTTTACAAAGTCACCATCCCTAAATCAAGAGTAATTCTTGACTGTCTACCGGATCCATGCCAGGATCATTGGGTCCCAACTAATGGCTATTTCATAGATGGGGACAAATGGTGTCATTTCAATGTGAAGTCACTAATGATAGATCATTCCATTGACAAGGTAATGCAGAACCGAGGTTGGGAGAGCAACTTTCCACTTCATAAAGTGTCCATTCCTCTTTTGATCACACCTTGATTGATGTATTAAAAGGCATCTAAAACTCTGTCCctcaccatctctccccctccctgcagCCTGACAGGACGTATGACCTGACGATTGGCCAACCCACAGTGTCCTACTTCCTCAAGCAGGCGGCTGGCATCCAGAAAGGAGCCAGCAAAACGGGTAAGGTTTGGACCTTGTTGACTGGTGCCACTCTGTTCTTCCGTTTACTCCATCgctgtaaatgtctgtctgtctgaggccAGACTAGCCCTGTACCGgagggacggacagacagacgacGTCTCCCACAGGGCGTTAGGGCTGAGATTGAATGTCTTTGAGTGATGATATATTTATGATCGACGGGGAACTTTAAGCCAGGCAATTACAGGCAGgaaggtagtggtagaggtggtggGCTGAAGAAAGAGAATTATGGATTTCCCCCGTCTGCACCAGCTACTCCCTCTCTCCGATCGCTCCTTCGTTTCCCCCCACACTCGGCTCTCCTTTGCTCCCCAACGTTTCTTTCTTCCACCCTCTGCTCCCCTTGGTTTCTTGTCTATTGTTTCCCCTCAGTTTCTTAATCTTATTCCCATTCTggactccatctctttctccatctctaggccATGAGATAGCAGGGAAGGTGTCTGTAAGGGCGGTGTATGAGATTGCTCAGGTCAAGGCCCAAGACGAGGCCTTCAAAATGCAGAACGCTTCTATAGAGACTGTCGTCAAGAGCATCATCGGCTCGGCTCGCTCGTTGGGCATTGAGATCGTCAACGAGTAAGACCCTCCTCTCTCAAAGTGCCCAGTGTCATTGATGTCATAAATGTGATTCAGCACTAAAGCACTGTGACGCACACACATGAATAATATTGGTACAATACATAGTAATGAAAAACTATAGGGTCATActctatagagccccacagtggagttgtcataatacccataaaaccttgtggtcaaacagggaaatggttccaataattTTCCCACCATAAATTTTCCCCATAgggaattttagaaacacttcaaataagggctgtgttttgtgtagactTACCTTAGCGTGACGTGttgataactgtgtaaatctctGTTGGACAAGGTGACATTTATCAGTATATAAAGGTTCTATTTACTCTGAtttgaaaatgctaattagcatcatcATGCAagacaaatccctgcaagctcctgcacgtcatctctagctgacatcttagctaacaggtattgtgtcaatttaagaCTTGCACAAGACAGTTTTCAGATTTGTCCATTTAAGGAAATGTAGCCAATTTATGAATTCCTAATGTAGATAACattagttaatccagagattcttacctttgcctcgattcggcAGTCTCATTCagatcatggcatttgtagttctttatgatggccacattagcagctaatttgCGTTTAatttttggggggtaaatacaggcgaATATATTGGTAAAAGTTGCCTTGTCCAAGAGCTTTACAGGTTATcaaaacatcatgccagggtaagcctacatgaaacacagcccttatttttcaatgtttttaaaatcccctatGAGAGAGATGAATGGTGGGGGGGGgaaattggaaccatttccttgtttgaccgctaggtttaatgggtattatgactcatactttGGTCCTCTATTGTACTCTCATATGCATTGATAGACTGGAAATAAGTGTCATTGTCATCATTTGGCACTGTTATGGTTCTGTTGTGACGCACTGTTATTCAGTTAGGACTACTTCATTTTTCCTCCCCTCTTttgatccctctctccttccctccctctcatcccacCTGCAGTTTATCGGCCGAGGAGTACAATACTttcctggaggagaaggaggagaggttgagagcgGAGGCAGCAGCTGCAGACGAGGCAGTGTCAGTGAAGAAGAAATGAGAGCCGCCCTCTATGCTACCGATGTATTTATACAGACCCTGTAACCTACACATaccactcacatacacacacattctgtcATAACTCATTCTGCTCTGTATTGCTAAGCGAAATAAACGTCTGTTATTATGAACGATTTCAAGTGTATGACTGTATTTATGCCAGTTTTCTCAGCAAGATTCATGTTTTGCCTCCAGagtttaaatattttatttaagGAATGCATCTCCTCTCTTGATAAACCAAGACCAACCTGTTTTATTAAAGGAATTTGTTATACAAAATGCTGCATCTTCTTTTGCTTGCCATCTGTCAAACCTGAGTGTGTGTGGCTAATGGCATTCTGGCTGTGCTTCTGGAGCCATGTATTTGCATTCCCACCACAGCGTTGTACTCTTAACACCGTTTTGATGAGGGTATCAAGGAAGGAAGAGGACACCTTGAACACGGATGGATCTGGAAACTACTGTACTTGaccaaacattaagaacgcctgctctttccttgactgactgaccaggtgaatccaggtgaaggctAGAATCCCTTATTGATGTGGCTTCACCAAATGCTGCAAGGTATTTAAAAGTGTACTAATTTTCTTGGCCACAAGATGACAGGCGATAGCTGAACTGCTCCATTGTCTCTGTTGCGCTCACATCCAGGAGGCTCACTGCAGTGACTGGTATGGTGCTGGAACAAAATGTTCGGTTGCAGGAACCAGCATGGTATGGCAGGGCTTTGTCCCTCCAGGTTTAGTTTTTACGGTGTTGAAGGTCTCCTATTTgtaccctgttcctgcagctctGCTGCTGAGATTAGGTTTCAGGTACCTGGGGGGTGACTGTAATAAATGTCAAAGGAGACGAGAGAGGTGGCAGGATTCATTTACACTGTAACATTGCCATGCCCATCAGTCATCTAATGATTTTTACCCAAATGTACCCTCCATGATGTGAAGAGCACAGTACTTGCACTGGGTACTAGTCAGTGATTGATAGTACATGATTTATCCACCTGCTGTATAATTAGGTTCTGAAGCATTATTTCTTCATAACTGTCCGTcacgctcgctcgctctctcccatCTGAATTGGAGGCTGAGGAAAGGGGGGGCTGCTTGAATCAGAGCTCTGACAGGAATGCCTATATATGGAGTCTGAAACCATCACAGCGTGCTGTCAGTGTAGCAGGTACATTGAGTGAGTGTGGGCAGCTGCTATTTGTAAAGGGGGGGGGGTCCTATTGTGTGGGTGTCTCAACGTCAGCGCAAGCACGCCTGCTTAAGTGGGAGGCCATGTGTGAGTGAGAGCCTCTGTGTGGAGCGTGTGCGTCAGTCTGAGTCAGATGGTATGAGACACTGTCTCCTCGTGTGTGTGCGTCAGTGCTGTTGCTGAGCGGAGCTCGCTCCAGGGGAAGAaacgaggagagaggaaggagggatgatGATTGTGGgtaggaggatgaggaggactgACAGTGACGACAGAGATCCAACCGCTTTAAGTGCACTTTAATATAAATGCATTTGTTTGACAATCAAATACACTTATCAGCAACACAAAAGAACACTGATCCACAATGTCCATTCTTCAATATATCACCATGTGAATATAGACCCTCTTAAACAATATAAATGTCTATGTACAGACTGATGTATTCATACAAATGTACAAATGTGTACAACCCTTCAAAAATACGGCATGTGCATATATCCACAGACATAATGCTTTATGCATTGAACATCAATAATTGTTTTCAATATAACACATACAATAATATACCTACACATATGTTCAACTTAGCATTTAATAGCTAGAACGTAGGAATCAATCCTTTACTTGACCGTAGACAACTCTACGTTAGCATGTTGACACCATGGGAATAGTACCATTCTCAACCCGTGTCACTTAGGAGGAACTGAATAGAAATGGCACCCCATCACACTATTTTCAGGTCATTTTTTAAAACAAAACTtccatttttttttcttccaacCCCTCTCAAAAAAGAAGAATCACATTTTCATTCACGTAGTCGTGTTGTGTCTCATTACACCGTAACTCCATTCGAGCTATGATGTGACTGTCCATTGGTTAATGGACATGGAGAAAGAGTTCAGTTAGAGTTCAGTAGGCCATGGCCATGCCAGGCACACAGGAGCCGCTATGAACTGCCAGCATTGCAAATATTAATGCTGCAAGAAAATCCAGCATAGCTACCCTTCAAGCCAAGCCCAAGAGAACGGTGACCTAAAGAGCCCACATTCAGAGTCTATTGTACAATGTGCTGGTCCTGTACACAACAGAACCACACACAGTTGTTGAGTAACTTCCAGACGATTTCTATTTGGCAACACCTAATAAATACCGGAAAACTTTTGTCATGCGTTCCTGCTTGTGGACATTCCAAGATCTCTTGTCTTCatatgttttgtattgtattttcTTTGCACATCACATTGATACACAAGTTTGTAATGGAGAAATAACATGAAgtcaaatgttttaaaatgtgcAGCCTGCAAACTCAAAGCTCAAAGTGTCTGAAGTATTAGCTTAGTTTGACTACGGTATTTGTACATTTTGACATGGCCTTAAAGGCCATGACAAGAGAGGAGTACCAGAAGGTCAGAGTAgaactatgtgtctctctgtggaAACTAAATATTGAAGATGTGAGTGAGGAAATCGGATCCCATTTTGTCAGCTACTGTCAGCGGTTGTACCAGGTCAGTAGAGTTTTTGTAAACATAGACTTTCATCACATTTGTGATTTGGGTTTGCGTTGCTGCATTACAAGCAATAGTGCTGTTAAGTCATTTTCCTATTCAAATGTCAAGGAAtgtgttcttttttttttgttcacAACAGGTTTTTCACTACGAGTGAATACAAATGCGCGTCTGGAAGTTAAACGGCGCTTTACAAGGTCAGAGGTTTTGTTTACGTCTCTGTCTGATCCAATCTGAAGCTCATGTTACAGAAAAGCTGTGAGGCACCAAATGGACCCAAAACTCAGTCAGTTGTGGGTCCATTCGGTTGGAAAATGTTGCACCATTATGTATATATTGCACCATTATGTAAACGTTGCACCATTTGTTGAAATAGAAATACAGGAATGAATAAATTAACAAAAATATGAAGTCAATCTTTGTTCTCGGTAGACATGTAGGAGTTCAAGTCCTTTAGTAGTATAcattatgtatatatttatacacTTAAATCATTTTTACTTTTCAGTAAAATAGCTCCACGAAATATGACAATATGCCATACTTAATGAAGTAAGTCACAGACTTATTTAGAACGGGGGAACACTTCCACTCCCATCTGAAAAACACAAGAGACAAAGAGGAAGGGCACATTAGTCTGGTATGTTCAGGTTTAAAACATCTTAATTCATTTCTCAAACAGAGAAAGACGGTAGAACAAGTGAACTGGATGAGTCTCACCTTTGTGGAAGCACTGTGGCGGCTGGTGACACTGGAGTTGATACAACTCAGGTTGTTGACCCAAGCCGGGGGCGATCGAGGCACCTGCCCCAAACATGGGTTCCAGGGCGGCCAGCTCCTCCAGGAGGGACTGAGCGCAAGGCACGGCGGGTGTAGAGTGGTCGACAGGCGTGGAGGGGGCGGAGGTGGGGGAGGCAGTGAGTCGCAGGGGAGGGGATGCTGGAATGGAGGAACAGGTGGACAGAGGTGATGACGCCACCTCAATCTCCATAGGCTCCTCCACCAGCCCCTCCACTTCTGCCATCGCCCCGGACTCGCCGGCCAACGTCGCCCCGCACCCGGCCGTGGGGTTACAGTGCGCCGATTGGACGCTACAGAAGTGGCTGACCCCCTCAAAGTGGGAGGGTGAGTGCCAGCACACTGGGTTGGGGGGAGAGGGTGGGTTGGGGGAGAGGGGCGGAGGGGTGGAGAAGTCCTGGAGAAGGGCTTCTAAGATGCTCTCTTCAAACAGAGATTCATCATCATGGAATATGGGGAACTCCAGGCCTCTCCACGCTTTAACCGGGTAAAACTCTCCCAGCATGTGGCTAGAGTCAACACCAGCGGTGTCtatggatggggagagggagggggagggaggggaggaggagggggacatggAAGGAGGGGATAGCTTGGATAAGAGAGGATCCAGGTAGAATCCCTCTGCTAAGGAGCTGATGTGCTGAGCTAAGAGGGagatctctgctctctccttctccctctctctctccagggagaagaaagagagacagggctgtTTACCGGGGGAGGCCTCTGGGGTTAGGAGGCCCTCGAGGGGGTAGTGAAGGGACCCTAAAGGGACATCTACATACAGGGGTCCCCGAACCTCAGGCAAGGTCATCACTGTGCAGTCCCCATCCCCAGGGCTGTCAGGGGTGGGGGGTAGCTTCTCATAGAGAGAGCCACTGCAGGGATCAGCAGGGAAGAACAGGTCGGTGGAGGGGCCAGTGAGgcacagggaggaggggggagcagGACTGGAGGCTGTGGTGGGTGGGGCGGGTGGGgcggagggggagagggaggtggcaaTGGAGGTGGTGGCTGTAgctgtggtggtggagggagggggtgtggtGGTGCCAGTGGGGTCGAAGCTAAAGAGGGGCTCGCCGAACAGGAAGCTGCCACCGCCCAGTTGGGGTGTGTAGGGGGGCGTGCACACAAACTCTTTGGTCTGCTGCTCCTGAGAGGTGGGCGCTGGGGGGAGGGGCAGGGGAAGGGCAGGCAGCGGAGGTTCGAGCTGGAAGGAAGGGGGCAAGAGAATGTTCTGAGTGAGGAAGTCCAGATCTGCTACCGTGGCAACGGTAACCGGGGTGGGGGAGGAGGCAGCGGATGGGCTTTGGACAGGGGCAGGCATCTGCTGCTGCTGGAAGAAGCTCTCCTCCTCAATAGAGGAAATACTGGAGCGAGGGTCACCCTCCACTTGCATGGGTTCAGTGGTGGCACCCCCTGTCTCATCGGAGGAGCCCACACTCGACACAGTCATGCTGAAGTCAAAGGACTGGGCTGATAGGCCACTGCTGCTGGGGGTGAAGACTTGGTCTGGGCTGGACAGGCTCAAGCTGTCCTGGCGGGAGGTACTGGTACTCAGTACCAGGGTCAGCTGGGTCTGCTCTGTGCTCAGCTGCTGTCTCACTGACCACCCCTCCGCTTcactgagagagaaacagaaagagtgagagacaaAAATGGTTAGTAAGATTCCCTTCTGATTATTGCAATCAGTCATCTATCTCCTTTATATCTTTTGGCGATGTGTTATGATGATCTATCATAGGGTAGAGCTAGTACCTAAGTATGTAGTTGTTGCTGCTGATGGGGCTGTCTCCTGCCTCCAGCTGCAGTACCATGTAAAGCCAGACCCAGGACTGGTCTGCAGACTCCACCCGTACCACCATCTCAGATCtaccttctcctccttctctcactGTAGGGGAACAAAGAGGGAACAACAACATCAGACATCGGGTGTAAGTGGATACGGTGTAATTGTGTGGTGGTTGTGTGGTATCACTGAATTGGTACTTACACAGGCTGCAGTGCTGAGCAGAGGCGTGTGACAGGTCCTGTGGGTGGAGGAGGCTGTACCAGGAACGAGACCTCAGGGCTGACACATCGAGACCTAGGTAAACACTGACACtgcagggaagatggagagaagacATGGTAAGTTTATGATATTTCAGAACTATATTATCACTCAGAAGATCTAATGGAACAGTTGGCGCTGCCTTGTTAGTGGGTGTGACCTCACCTGTCCTGTGCATTCTGGAGCCTCATGTCTCGGCTGTGTTGAGACTGGAACGAGGCTAGGAAGAAGTTGTTCTCAGCAGCAGGAGGGATAAGAGCAGGAACGTGGTCCCCCCCAGGGCCAAAGCGGGTGGGGACTGCCTCCAGAGGGGAACAGAAGCACATCCAAACAGGGTTGGATGTCCAGTAGGAGCTaggggtggaagaggaggagggaggggacaggcAGCGCGCCCGGATCAGAACCAACTTGTTCCCGGCACTCTGCCTGCGCACCGACTTGGAAGTGTTGAAACGACAACGGAATAGACGATCTGAGGGAAAGAAGAGGCAAGGAGGGATTGTGAGTATCAACAATGATCTGAGGGAAATAAATGCAAGCCATTGGTAACTCTATTCTGTACCACTGGAAATATGGAGGCATGTCTTACCTGTGTCAGGTGATGTAGGAGGGGCCAGGTTGGTCCTCATGATGAAGTGGTCAGTAGGGTCAATGATATCATACACACTGTCACCCTGGGCAACCAAATCCACCTGAAAGAGGAGTTCATATTAAACATATTGTCATTACATTTTTATTAACTTATGAGCTTAATATTGAAACATTATATGGTCTCCCGTGGACCCACCATGGAGTGGCCGAGGTGCTCGGAGATGCTGTCTGACAGGTAGAGCAGCTTGCCTTCCCCGGTCAACAGGAGCAGAAACCCAGGTAGCTCCTGCACCAGCTCTGACAGCTCGTGGAAAGACAGGAATCTCGCGCTTTCCTCGAGACTGCCAGCAGATCCCGATTCTAAAAACAAAAGATGATGAAAAAAAGCTTTTATCTTTTCTGTCTAGCTAATGGATGTCATCATAGCACAAGTGGAACGGTTCTGCTCCCAGCAATAGCTATAGAACAACCGCATTAGATTTCAGTACCATGGATAGCGATAGAAGCGTTTCAGAACTGGATAGCGACACACGGCTCTAAAAGCGTTTTTCTCCCAAGAACTTCAAACCAAACACAATAATGTTCCATTATATGTATTCCTAAATGACATAATTCACATGTAGATATGAAGTTCATAAACTGTCTCTTTCGACAATACATATGGCACCTGTTGATTCAACACATAAAGCTCACGGTAGCATGCCACTAGCTCAAACAGATTGAAGCAAAAGTCTGTCAGTATATGTTTCATTCACAAATGTTTGTAGCTATGTATAGGTAGGCTATGGATTATACAGTGAGTTTGAACTTGTCGATTATAAACTAAATCGGGGCTTACCTTGAGAGAAGAAAACCGATTTCCTGGTGTACATGCTGGCAAGGGACATGATATGTAGGTATGAGAGTCGTGCCTTGTCCGCATCGGATATGGGAAGCAAG
This window of the Oncorhynchus keta strain PuntledgeMale-10-30-2019 chromosome 4, Oket_V2, whole genome shotgun sequence genome carries:
- the mrpl11 gene encoding 39S ribosomal protein L11, mitochondrial, giving the protein MSKISKAAKAVKKVDMGGVIRAIVRSGQAAPGPPLGPVLGQKGIPIGQFCKDFNDKTKELKEGIPLPIKIHVKPDRTYDLTIGQPTVSYFLKQAAGIQKGASKTGHEIAGKVSVRAVYEIAQVKAQDEAFKMQNASIETVVKSIIGSARSLGIEIVNDLSAEEYNTFLEEKEERLRAEAAAADEAVSVKKK
- the LOC118383845 gene encoding neuronal PAS domain-containing protein 4A-like, encoding MYRSTKGASKARRDQINAEIRNLKDLLPISDADKARLSYLHIMSLASMYTRKSVFFSQESGSAGSLEESARFLSFHELSELVQELPGFLLLLTGEGKLLYLSDSISEHLGHSMVDLVAQGDSVYDIIDPTDHFIMRTNLAPPTSPDTDRLFRCRFNTSKSVRRQSAGNKLVLIRARCLSPPSSSSTPSSYWTSNPVWMCFCSPLEAVPTRFGPGGDHVPALIPPAAENNFFLASFQSQHSRDMRLQNAQDSVSVYLGLDVSALRSRSWYSLLHPQDLSHASAQHCSLLREGGEGRSEMVVRVESADQSWVWLYMVLQLEAGDSPISSNNYILSEAEGWSVRQQLSTEQTQLTLVLSTSTSRQDSLSLSSPDQVFTPSSSGLSAQSFDFSMTVSSVGSSDETGGATTEPMQVEGDPRSSISSIEEESFFQQQQMPAPVQSPSAASSPTPVTVATVADLDFLTQNILLPPSFQLEPPLPALPLPLPPAPTSQEQQTKEFVCTPPYTPQLGGGSFLFGEPLFSFDPTGTTTPPPSTTTATATTSIATSLSPSAPPAPPTTASSPAPPSSLCLTGPSTDLFFPADPCSGSLYEKLPPTPDSPGDGDCTVMTLPEVRGPLYVDVPLGSLHYPLEGLLTPEASPGKQPCLSFFSLEREREKERAEISLLAQHISSLAEGFYLDPLLSKLSPPSMSPSSSPPSPSLSPSIDTAGVDSSHMLGEFYPVKAWRGLEFPIFHDDESLFEESILEALLQDFSTPPPLSPNPPSPPNPVCWHSPSHFEGVSHFCSVQSAHCNPTAGCGATLAGESGAMAEVEGLVEEPMEIEVASSPLSTCSSIPASPPLRLTASPTSAPSTPVDHSTPAVPCAQSLLEELAALEPMFGAGASIAPGLGQQPELYQLQCHQPPQCFHKDGSGSVPPF